The Athalia rosae chromosome 4, iyAthRosa1.1, whole genome shotgun sequence DNA segment AGTGCTGGATACTCGTGTAATATGATGGAATTCAGTTATCTGCAAGAATGCCAGTGACGTCTGTCGACATACCCATGTTTTCAGGTCAATCATTTattgtattgaaaaatttgtgtaTTAGTATTCAAGTCGTAGTCTTTTTACCAGATAATTTGTCattattgttgattttttcaaaccttGATAAACCtgcaaggagaaaaaaaaatgatcggagTATCCACGGATGGATGCGAAATTTTACCTATTCCTCACTTCTTGGGTATCCAGCACCCTTTCTCGTATATAGACAGCGTACATAAATTTtggataaaaatagaaaaaatatgccAGTCTAATTAACGATGATGACAATATACCTACTTTACTCAATGCTAATATTAACTAAagtcggctttttttttttattcaattacctCCAGTTGTCTTACAACGCAGCAGGCATTCTGGCGCACTTAGCATCAGATGGGGAAAATGCATGGGTAATTGAACGACCTGCTAGAACAGCTGTGCTTGCTCGAATGGTTGTTGCTATTGAACGCTGGGATTTATCTACAGAGCGGAACATCAACTATCGATCATTTGTCCCATTATTAAGGCTACTAGATATATATCATACTCCAGAATGCCAACTCTGGGCTATCTGGGCCCTTGCCAATCTTACAAAGGTTTACCGTAAGTTCATCGAGTTTGTCGTTAATTGAAAACCAAGTTTCAATtaagttggattttttttaatgttaaTCATTATATTTCGTGGTACAACAGCTACAAAGTATTGCATCTTGGTGGAAAGTGAGGGTGGTTTGGAAAAACTTCAACGTTTGATAGAAGATACTAGACCCTATGCTCGGATCAAGGAACTCGCCTACCAAGTGCTAACACAATGCCAGCTCGCTGGCTaccgagaaaaatttcaatctttaaCATCGCCCTCTGATAATGAGTGTAGTGCTCAAAGCTCTTAGACTCCGTGAATTATCTGGTGATTATAAGATAGATGTATACAGCCCTAAACTCCATACATGTAAATAGCAATCCCttataataaaagaaattattgaacgagaattgttgaaaaatactgACATTTTGACTGAAACATTGAAAATCCCGATTGCGGGAAACTTATCTCTATCACAGATCCATTCATAAAAGAGAATGCGATTCGTATCATCGTGTAAGTCCGGTTCTTTGCGATGCATGAACCAAACTGGTAGTCGCGATTTCTCATTCACGAATCTCCGCTGGTTGAGGTGCAATTTCAGGCTCACGCTTGACGCAGATTTTTAAGCGTCAAATGTAGTCATGAGGTATTATTTCGACAGAAGCACCatcgaaattataaatggatcatcatcatccattCATTATGATCATCTGTGATCATAATCACAGATGtacagatttattttcaatttttccgatttttttccgattttttccgatattttttagatttttaaaaatatttttcatttgtgccgGCCCTGGGTGGGTATGGGCCCTTGAAATTAATTGCACGGCCCTATTCTTAGGCCCACCATTTTCTCTAAGCCCCGCCCatcgcgagtacagctagcgccatgtggcggaattttcgtgaacttcACACCTAATACATCTCCGACCCGCATTACATTGCCtaacgtcaaggggcaagaaacctgggattttagttcacgaaaattccgccacatggcgctagctgtactcgcgatGGGCGGGGCTTAGAGAAAATGGTAGGCCTAAAAATAGGGCCGTGCAATTAATTTCAAGGGCCCACACCCACCCAGGGCcggcacaaatgaaaaatatttttaaaaatctaaaaaatatcggaaaaaatcggaaaaaaatcggcaaaattgaaaatgaatctaTACATCTGTGATTATAATCACAGATGATCATAATGaatggatgatgatgatccatttataatttcgatGGTGCTTCTGTCGAAATAATACCTCATGACTTCATTTGACGCTGAAAGACCTGTGTCAAGCGTGAGCATGAAACTGCACCTTTAATATTACGGCAATGTTAGCAACGCCAGTTGTCGCTAAAAGCGCGAACCGGCAAGATATGTGACAGTAAATtactttgttcatttttcatcctacCTTTCATTATCTACATTTATACAATTTGTATAATTGCGCAGTTAATGATATCAATTCAGTATTCTGTACTTTGATTTTCTCTTCACCCAGAATTTCAACAATTGTCAGTTCTGTCATTGTAACTCTGTCAGAAATTTTGATTCCGAGGGAAAATTTATACTGAACTAACCGTCATCGTCTTCGTGACATTTATTCCCCCACATATTGTTGCTCTGTTGATGATAAAGCACATTTATGGAATATattgtgataataatttagTAAAATGGCatcaaattataaaaatagtGATGGGACATCTAAAGTTCTAGTACCAGTGTTGCTTTGTGCCTTTGCGATACCAGTTTCCATGCTCTTTTGGATCATTAATTTAATATACTCTGTTCTTACACCTGATAGCGAACATAACAATGATGGTACGACTCGTTATTATACCGATTATATCTATACTTACATGTTTATTATGACCACTGACACTTTTGGTTGGGGATTGTACATACTTGTATTTTATTGTTGAATAAGCAAAAGAGCATTGAACTAATCTAAATTTTACCAATGTTGCATTGCTCCATGTcttatcaatttctttttaggATATTCAGTCATTTCTCCATGGAGATGGTTATCTGCTGTGCTTATACCAATATTATTCACCGGTTGGGGCCTGAAACGGAAGAGTTTGGATCTTAGCGGAGCATTCTTGGGTAAATTATGTTCTTCACAAGATTGAAGTAGCATCGTTGATTATAACAATACTATTTATAATTTCAAGGTCTGTTCACGGGATTTGTTCTTACTTTATCAAGTTACACGCATGTGGCGTGTTTAATGGCATTCTTTTTCACCTCTTCAAAAGCTACTCACTTCAGAgccaataaaaaaagaaagttggaACAGGAATTTAAAGAAGGAGGTCAAAGAAATTGGATACAAGTATTATGTAATGGAGGAATGGCTACTCAATTAGCTCTACTCTATTTGCTGGATGTTGGATGTGGCGAACGCCCAATAGACTTTGACAAAGACTACAGAAGTTCTTGGTTATCGATTGGAATATTAGGTACGGACGAAGCGGTTCCCACTTATTTCAAAAGATTGCTCCATTAGAACTGCATGACAAAATTTCACTATGTTTGTTTGGACACGAAATTTATGGCCATCTTTATTTTGGTTGTAAgataaaatttgcaaaaagcGCAGCCTTGGATACTATCCAAACAAACTtcggtttgtttttattaatttttttcacgtaaaatTCTCATGGAATGTACAGCACTTATTGTATCTCGATTATCTCCTCTATTCCCTTCGTCCTCCAAAAGATATTAATGTGGATAACAACGTTTTTCATTGGGAATTTGAGTAAATGATTGCTACAAAAAATCCTGATTGAATTACTTCGATTCCTAGGTGCCTTTGGCTGCTGTAACGGTGATACTTGGGCATCAGAACTTGGTACTGTATTGGGGAATACTGAACCATTCTTGATCACCACAAGGGAGAAAGTACCAAAAGGTGTTGTTGACTTTATTCCGTTCATGTAGACTATTGAACTGAATTTTATGGATAATTTATTTCAGGCACAAATGGAGCTGTGACCTGGATTggacttttcgtttctttgttgGGAGGACTAGTAGTAGGGCTATTCAATTATATTGCAATATTATATACAGTAGATACGATAGCGTTGCAGTTAGCTGCACCCCAGTGGCCAATAATAATAGCAGGCGGTTGTGCCGGGCTTCTAGGTAGCATAATAGATTCGATTCTAGGAGCTACCTTACAGTATTCTGGTgagtgcattttttttcgaacgaaaaaagttgACAACTCGGTATCTGCTGACACCCCAACCctcttgaaatttatttttgatcaATAGGTATCGATGATAATGGCAGAGTCGTGGAACGTCCAGGCAAAGGAGTAAAACACATAAGTGGCaaacaaatatttgataatcaCAGTGTGAATCTCTTATCAAGTATAATTATGGCTCTAACACTCCCAAGATTGGCGAATATATTCTGGCCCTGATGCTCATTCGTCTTCTTTAAAGTTGCCAGGTATAACGTAGCTTAGTTTTGTCTTATGAAAGGATAAAATGGAACTCATTCTCGTTATTTGTTGTTCACTGATGAATCTTGAACAAGTCATTGAATGTTGAAACGTTTGAGGattttttgtctttatttttgtatttcttttgGATCAAAAGTTTTGATAATTCTGAAGGTAGTTGTAGAGCGGTGGCTCCTGTATGTATTAATCTACAGTCAcctatgaaaaaatttaatgaacaaTGTTACCTGATTTGGAATTGTtagtatttttctttatttcttttttttttatacattataaAATGGATAGATATTAATACATACGGTTGACATTCCGTCTGTGTTCTGTGGAATAACACAACgcatgtaaaaaaattgtaatacgtACTTGCAGCTCTGACGATATATTATCGATTTAATCAATGGCAGCCTTGTATAAAATAGCCTTAAGAAATATACGCATATTTTAATACCTGTACCTATACCATTCACctctattattattcatcacaTTATCCCTGGGCGCCGAGCATAAGCGTTGCGATTGGAAGGCTGGAGTAGAAActgtaaatttaaaatctaaGGGGGAATTAACAAAGGAGAAATAACATCGCTCAACCGTGAATGAATAACGTCacatccatttatttatttattcgtttatttattcattttttctccacttttttatTAAATCGACGATTCAATTGacattaaacttttttttgtgtcaataTATAGGGTGTACGTGTTCTCGTAGTTAGGTGTTAcagatatttttactttttgaaatcagtatattattattgttaatatgtTTCAATTGAATCTGGATGTACAAAGTTATTTACAATGATTTTGTGCTgtacagaaaatattacagagtaaaacattgattttttttcgttcttttttttttttgtttttgtctaTGACTATAATTTTACAGTTAGATATATTTTTAGTAATTGCATCACACCGTGAAAATCAATTATCATTTTGTTAtacgtttataaatatttttgcgaCTATTATAGGCCAAAGAAAATGTTGGTTTTTCGAGTAaaatttttggtgttttttccTTGTTATATCAATCGGTATGTGGAAATGGGTGTGATCAATTAATTGtcgcgattttttcatcaatgaggtttataatatttcatcgtttttttttccgtctccaACAATAATATCAGACGTGTTTCTGTTTTCATTAGTAGTTTTCGATGAGGGGatgttttgcaattttttttcctaatttcctTCTAATAACTACATTCCATTGTATAACAGGAGAAAGGCATATGAAATATAATAGATTTACTTGCTtcggtataaaaattaatttaaaatttacattttttgagTGATATGACGATCGGTAAGGATAGTAATTAGCgtattaattattctttccGAATAGAGTTCAACGCGTAATTTTGCTGTATCTTCTCATCAGCTGTGtagattgaataattaattaaactttCGGAAAACTAGGCCATCAATtaaatacataatatgtatCCTGATCATTTCTGAACGATCACGAAATATAAGTACTAAAATAAGATTAAATATAACGTGAGATTTGGATGTATGTCGTTGATATCtcgtagaaaattattaaataattttcatacttaTACATGATTCATATTCTGACATTCTAGAATTATTCCGATGCTCGTAATATTAAATTCAGTGGAAGTGATTTTATACTTCGCACTGTAATTTCttcgaaataaagaaaactcgATGAAATATTACGAGTGGTCTAAGTCCACGTAAGCCttgtggaatatttttttttttttcatcgatctacGTGGAAGTGAGGATGAAATCAGAAACGAGCTGAAATTGTATGGGAAATTTAATAATGAGAAATATTCTGATTTGGTCAGGAAAAGCATTTGAACTTATATCGACTATATCTAAATCTCcgttattaattatatcgttcgttcgtattgATTTTTCGTTAGTTAGCTTATATGCTAACACcatttgatttatttgatttttgttcttttcaaatctttttttttcttcacccgtATATTTGCCAGTTATTTGAGAACCTTTAAATCtgtacaaatttatttattaagttATTGTACTTTCGAAAAAGCTCTGTAGTTTAGTGCGATCGGAAATTTATCATTCAAGACTAATTATAACGAGAGTCATAAATCTCGATATGAAGGTAATTGAATCTATCAATTCCTCATCTGAAATGCTATTCAACAACCAACAGCTGTAAATAATTACACGATATAAATTTCGCTTTCCCTGAAAGTTTTGGGATCTCATGCATCgcatgatttttcaatatatttttttatttacagagAATGTAACAGGttaattgtttttgtttattcttttatctattaattttttactctcttttcttcgtttcttttttttctaacgacaGGATTTActtatatattcatttttcgtatcCATGATAAAGAAGCTCTTACACGTATATTCTAAATATCATTAACGAAATTAGGATTTTtaggaaatgaaaatagaaaaaaaaatgatcctaAAACCGGTTGCGCTGGAACAAGATTCGGTAAAAGTTTAATAAAGTTCGATgaagataaacgaaaaaaatttcactaccTTAAAAGTagttttaattgaaattagTACATAAAAAGAAGGTTCGCGCAATGATAACTATACAGTTATTAATTCTTTCGGATAAGTGAAatgtacttttcttttttcaacgggtTATTACAAGACCGAAATTTATctcgatgaataaaatcagCATTGGCTCTGGTACTCGTGGTTAAAGTCGTTGGCCGAATCGTTGCGTTTTATGAGAACTTGGAGGTGGTTGCTACTTCCTCGACGAGCGGCGGAAATGTTTGTTACCGCGGACTCCTGGGGATCCACCACCGCCGCTGACTGGTAGTCACACCTTCTCCTCTCCCGCCATCGGACCTGCGGTCGATCGGACAAACTGAAACAGTCAACACCCAAAAATGGACTCGACTCGGGCGATGTCATTGGCACGATACGGACGCTGATTCTATAGATGTATAATAGTATTTTAGTAAATCATTAattggtataattttttttcaatttaagaatttcaaaatccctcTCAATTGATGGTATACGATGGCTTTCgttagatttttcaaattacgtgCATTCAGATAGTTAATCGAAaaacaataatgaactctattCGGGATAACGTGCGATCAATCGGGActcaatgattttttaatcgttgTATTCGTTTGATTCTTTCGAATCATCGAATTTCATCACGATTCATGCTTTTTTATTATGACAAAATCCTTGATTAGTTTTTAATTGTTAGCGATCACTGGATTCTCTCGACGTTCAGATCAGATATCGTTGAAACAATTTATTATTACGAcaacaattttgttttttcttttttcatctacatTATTACCGTGTTAGGCTTCTTAGTTAAGTTAGTCCGCATTGCACCATTGACTATACAAGCTCCATAAAGCCCATGCGACACTTATATGGATTGGGGTAGCagaatgaggaaaaagaaaaaattctttttataaataaaaatgaaatttcacacgATTGGATAAAAGTAatcgtatataaattatatacgatCACTtatcgttgtacgtacacacatatgtaaTCTTACCGAGACGGTTGTTGCGGTACAGGAGTTTGCTCGTTTTCTTACGAACGCGGTTCCTTCCCACTTCCTCTTGAATTGAGTTATCACCTGTTGAATGaacggataattttcaaataaaatagagaattGTAGATTCCGATGAAATTCGCTAGTTAATTAATTCGGAAATCAGTGCAGTTCCTATAGCGCAGAAGACTCACCTCTCCGTTGCAGAAGCAGAAAAGAATAGCGACGCAAAGaccctgaaaataaaattgaggaaatattttttttaatttaatcgaAAGACGTGTATAGTAAATTatacggtgtttttttttattttcaattttacgtaCTTGAAAAGACGCGGTGATCGCGGAAACGACCTCGTGGGTCTGTTCCCAGGGGTGACCTTTGGGTGGTCGAAAAATGATCACGAGGTAATGAAGCCCCAAAAGCGGAACCAGTAGTAGCGTTGCCCtagatcgagaaaaaatatatattcgtacaaaCGATACATCTATCGACGATGTATTTTCACCCTGAAATTCTTAGTACCTTGAGCAAGGTCGTAGTAAAGATTACGCCGGATGTATACTAAGGTTTCCCAACTGACCAGCCGATTTCAAGATTCTTATAAGATCAG contains these protein-coding regions:
- the LOC105690023 gene encoding transmembrane protein 19-like is translated as MASNYKNSDGTSKVLVPVLLCAFAIPVSMLFWIINLIYSVLTPDSEHNNDGYSVISPWRWLSAVLIPILFTGWGLKRKSLDLSGAFLGLFTGFVLTLSSYTHVACLMAFFFTSSKATHFRANKKRKLEQEFKEGGQRNWIQVLCNGGMATQLALLYLLDVGCGERPIDFDKDYRSSWLSIGILGAFGCCNGDTWASELGTVLGNTEPFLITTREKVPKGTNGAVTWIGLFVSLLGGLVVGLFNYIAILYTVDTIALQLAAPQWPIIIAGGCAGLLGSIIDSILGATLQYSGIDDNGRVVERPGKGVKHISGKQIFDNHSVNLLSSIIMALTLPRLANIFWP